A segment of the Bacillus sp. es.034 genome:
TAGACCCGAAACCAGGTGATCTACCCATGTCCAGGATGAAGTTCAGGTAACACTGAATGGAGGTCCGAACCCACGCACGTTGAAAAGTGCGGGGATGAGGTGTGGGTAGCGGAGAAATTCCAATCGAACTTGGAGATAGCTGGTTCTCTCCGAAATAGCTTTAGGGCTAGCCTCATGTGTAAGAGTCTTGGAGGTAGAGCACTGTTTGGACTAGGGGCCCTCATCGGGTTACCGAATTCAGACAAACTCCGAATGCCAAAGACTTATCCATGGGAGTCAGACTGCGAGTGATAAGATCCGTAGTCGAAAGGGAAACAGCCCAGACCACCAGCTAAGGTCCCAAAGTATACGTTAAGTGGAAAAGGATGTGGAGTTGCTTAGACAACCAGGATGTTGGCTTAGAAGCAGCCACCATTTAAAGAGTGCGTAATAGCTCACTGGTCGAGTGACTCTGCGCCGAAAATGTACCGGGGCTAAACGTATCACCGAAGCTGTGGATTGACACCTTTAGGTGTCAGTGGTAGGAGAGCGTTCTAAGGACTGCGAAGCTAGACCGTAAGGACTGGTGGAGTGCTTAGAAGTGAGAATGCCGGTATGAGTAGCGAAAGATGGGTGAGAATCCCATCCACCGAATGCCTAAGGTTTCCTGAGGAAGGCTCGTCCGCTCAGGGTTAGTCGGGACCTAAGTCGAGGCCGATAGGCGTAGACGATGGACAACAGGTTGATATTCCTGTACCACCTCTTTTCCGTTTGAGCAATGGGGGGACGCAGGAGGATAGGGTAAGCGCACTGCTGGATATGTGCGTCTAAGCAGTTAGGCTGATGATGAGGCAAATCCCATCATCGTGAAGGCTGAGCTGTGATAGCGAGCGAATTATAGTAGCGAAGTTCCTGATTCCACACTGCCAAGAAAAGCCTCTAGCGAGGAAAAAGGTGCCCGTACCGCAAACCGACACAGGTAGGCGAGGAGAGAATCCTAAGGTGAGCGAGAGAACTCTCGTTAAGGAACTCGGCAAAATGACCCCGTAACTTCGGGAGAAGGGGTGCTCTGGTAGGGTGCAAGCCCGAGAGAGCCGCAGTGAATAGGCCCAGGCGACTGTTTAGCAAAAACACAGGTCTCTGCGAAGCCGTAAGGCGAAGTATAGGGGCTGACGCCTGCCCGGTGCTGGAAGGTTAAGAGGAGTGCTTAGCGCAAGCGAAGGTGCGAATCGAAGCCCCAGTAAACGGCGGCCGTAACTATAACGGTCCTAAGGTAGCGAAATTCCTTGTCGGGTAAGTTCCGACCCGCACGAAAGGCGTAACGATCTGGGCACTGTCTCAACGAGAGACTCGGTGAAATTATAGTACCTGTGAAGATGCAGGTTACCCGCGACAGGACGGAAAGACCCCGTGGAGCTTTACTGTAGCCTGATATTGAATTTTGGTACAGCTTGTACAGGATAGGTAGGAGCCTTGGAAACCGGAGCGCCAGCTTCGGTGGAGGCATCGGTGGGATACTACCCTGGCTGTATTGAAATTCTAACCCGCGCCCCTTATCGGGGTGGGAGACAGTGTCAGGTGGGCAGTTTGACTGGGGCGGTCGCCTCCTAAAGAGTAACGGAGGCGCCCAAAGGTTCCCTCAGAATGGTTGGAAATCATTCGCAGAGTGTAAAGGCACAAGGGAGCTTGACTGCGAGACCTACAAGTCGAGCAGGGACGAAAGTCGGGCTTAGTGATCCGGTGGTTCCGCATGGAAGGGCCATCGCTCAACGGATAAAAGCTACCCCGGGGATAACAGGCTTATCTCCCCCAAGAGTCCACATCGACGGGGAGGTTTGGCACCTCGATGTCGGCTCATCGCATCCTGGGGCTGTAGTCGGTCCCAAGGGTTGGGCTGTTCGCCCATTAAAGCGGTACGCGAGCTGGGTTCAGAACGTCGTGAGACAGTTCGGTCCCTATCCGTCGTGGGCGCAGGAAATTTGAGAGGAGCTGTCCTTAGTACGAGAGGACCGGGATGGACGCACCGCTGGTGTACCAGTTGTCTTGCCAAAGGCATCGCTGGGTAGCTATGTGCGGAAGGGATAAGTGCTGAAAGCATCTAAGCATGAAGCCCCCCTCGAGATGAGATTTCCCATCACGTATGTGAGTAAGATCCCTAGAAGATGACTAGGTAGATAGGTCAGAGATGGAAGCATGGCGACATGTGGAGTTGACTGATACTAATCGATCGAGGACTTAACCACACTATAAAGCGGAGGCGGCTTGAACAGAGACGACAAGCATTTCTGGGCAATCAGAAGAGGGTGCTTTTTACCCTCAGCTGATTGAACTGAAATGACCTCGAGTCTCTAGCCGCCGGAGCTGGACTGCATTCTACTTTCAATAGTAGATGCAACAATTGGTCGATATTCGGCTTTCTTGACATCAATTCTTTATCTAGTTTTGAAGGAACAATCCTTCAATTAAATATTCGTCTGGTGATAATGGCGAAGAGGTCACACCCGTTCCCATGCCGAACACGGAAGTTAAGCTCTTCAGCGCCGATGGTAGTTGGGGGATCTCCCCCTGTGAGAGTAGGACGTCGCCAGGCAAATGTGAAAAGAGTAGCTCTTAGGAGTTACTCTTTTTTGTTTTAGTTTTTGTTCGAAGAACATAGTGAAGGAGAAGCTGTTTTGGAACGGAGGGTCTGCCTGTTGATGAAGTAGGGAATAGGGTGAGAGATGAATGGACTGGTAAAGACGGAGTAAAGAAGATTCGACACCCCGGCATGATAATTTATAATGTCGCATGAAAAATCACAACCTCGCATGAAAAACTCACTCCCCGCACGATAATCATCAATCCGGCATGATTCCTATCAGATCTCGCATGAATTTTCCCCAAAGTGATCTTAACAATCGATCTATTACGGTAATAGCTCATTTTACATAGGAAGAAGGAGTAAGAGGGTGGAATATGAACAGTGAATCGTAAATGTCGACTCAACAATCGTTCTTAGTACGGTTCTAACCCATTTTGACACAATGAATCAGCAACAACCACATATAGCAATGACTAGCTATTTTGCTAGTCATCTGGAAAAATATAAAATAGATATTGCTATCAAGTTACTGTATGTGATATTATTGCTTTTCCGCCTTTTTCCTAGGAGACATAACTAACATTAACTCTTTTAGGCTCTTTTTAAGTGTTTAATAACTTATAAATAATAAGAGTTAATAAATATTTGAAAAGAAGTTGACTTCTACGAAGTTAACTGGTAAAGTATTAATTGTTGCTGCAAACGAGCAACGTAACATGAAAAACTTGATAAAAACTTCTTTTGAAAAGTTGTTGACAACAAGTTAACATTCATGTAACATAGTAAGGGTCGCTTCGAGAGAAGTGCTACATTGAACCTTGAAAACTGAACAAAACAAGACAATACGTCAACGTTAATTCTAGATTTATTTTTAAAGAGCTATTCAAACTTTTATCGGAGAGTTTGATCCTGGCTCAGGACGAACGCTGGCGGCGTGCCTAATACATGCAAGTCGAGCGGATTGATGGGAGCTTGCTCCCTGATATCAGCGGCGGACGGGTGAGTAACACGTGGGTAACCTGCCTGTAAGACTGGGATAACTCCGGGAAACCGGGGCTAATACCGGATAACTCATTTCCTCGCATGAGGAAATGTTGAAAGGTGGCTTTTAGCTATCACTTACAGATGGACCCGCGGCGCATTAGCTAGTTGGTGAGGTAACGGCTCACCAAGGCAACGATGCGTAGCCGACCTGAGAGGGTGATCGGCCACACTGGGACTGAGACACGGCCCAGACTCCTACGGGAGGCAGCAGTAGGGAATCTTCCGCAATGGACGAAAGTCTGACGGAGCAACGCCGCGTGAGTGATGAAGGTTTTCGGATCGTAAAGCTCTGTTGTTAGGGAAGAACAAGTGCCGTTCGAATAGGGCGGCACCTTGACGGTACCTAACCAGAAAGCCACGGCTAACTACGTGCCAGCAGCCGCGGTAATACGTAGGTGGCAAGCGTTGTCCGGAATTATTGGGCGTAAAGCGCGCGCAGGTGGTTCCTTAAGTCTGATGTGAAAGCCCACGGCTCAACCGTGGAGGGTCATTGGAAACTGGGGAACTTGAGTGCAGAAGAGGAAAGTGGAATTCCAAGTGTAGCGGTGAAATGCGTAGATATTTGGAGGAACACCAGTGGCGAAGGCGACTTTCTGGTCTGTAACTGACACTGAGGCGCGAAAGCGTGGGGAGCAAACAGGATTAGATACCCTGGTAGTCCACGCCGTAAACGATGAGTGCTAAGTGTTAGGGGGTTTCCGCCCCTTAGTGCTGCAGCTAACGCATTAAGCACTCCGCCTGGGGAGTACGGTCGCAAGACTGAAACTCAAAGGAATTGACGGGGGCCCGCACAAGCGGTGGAGCATGTGGTTTAATTCGAAGCAACGCGAAGAACCTTACCAGGTCTTGACATCCTCTGACAACCCTAGAGATAGGGCTTTCCCCTTCGGGGGACAGAGTGACAGGTGGTGCATGGTTGTCGTCAGCTCGTGTCGTGAGATGTTGGGTTAAGTCCCGCAACGAGCGCAACCCTTGATCTTAGTTGCCAGCATTCAGTTGGGCACTCTAAGATGACTGCCGGTGACAAACCGGAGGAAGGTGGGGATGACGTCAAATCATCATGCCCCTTATGACCTGGGCTACACACGTGCTACAATGGACGGTACAAAGGGCAGCGAGACCGCGAGGTTTAGCCAATCCCATAAAACCGTTCTCAGTTCGGATTGTAGGCTGCAACTCGCCTACATGAAGCTGGAATCGCTAGTAATCGCGGATCAGCATGCCGCGGTGAATACGTTCCCGGGCCTTGTACACACCGCCCGTCACACCACGAGAGTTTGTAACACCCGAAGTCGGTGAGGTAACCTTTTGGAGCCAGCCGCCTAAGGTGGGACAGATGATTGGGGTGAAGTCGTAACAAGGTAGCCGTATCGGAAGGTGCGGCTGGATCACCTCCTTTCTAAGGAAGATTTAACTAAAACGTTTGACAGTCGAAGTTTTGTTCAGTTTTGATGGTTTAATTATCATCAGGGATTTTTGCGAAAGCAAAATATCCAACCATACTGTCTCTTTCGAGACAAATGATTGTTCTTTGAAAACTAGATAAAGATAAATTGATAGTCAAGAAATTACCGAGTATCGCCATTTTAGGTTTTAAACCTGATGTAACAACCAATTCGGTTAAGTTATGAAGGGCGCACGGTGGATGCCTTGGCACTAGGAGCCGACGAAGGACGGGACTAACACCGATATGCTTTGGGGAGCTGTAAGTGAGCTTTGATCCAGAGATTTCCGAATGGGGGAACCCATTGTTCGTAATGGAACAATATCCTTACTTGAATACATAGAGTATGGAAGGCAGACCCAGGGAACTGAAACATCTAAGTACCTGGAGGAAGAGAAAGCAATTGCGATTCCCTGAGTAGCGGCGAGCGAAACGGGATATAGCCCAAACCAAGAGGCTTGCCTCTTGGGGTTGTAGGACACTCTATACGGAGTTACAAAGGAATGAAGTAGACGAAGAAGTCTGGAAAGGCTCGTCAAAGAAGGTAACAACCCTGTAGTTGAAACTTCATTCCCTCTTGAGTGGATCCTGAGTACGGCGGGACACGTGAAATCCCGTCGGAAGCTGGGAGGACCATCTCCCAAGGCTAAATACTCCCTAGTGACCGATAGTGAACCAGTACCGTGAGGGAAAGGTGAAAAGCACCCCGGAAGGGGAGTGAAATAGAACCTGAAACCGTGTGCCTACAAGTAGTCAGAGCCCGTTAACGGGTGATGGCGTGCCTTTTGTAGAATGAACCGGCGAGTTACGATCCCATGCAAGGTTAAGTTGATAAGACGGAGCCGCAGCGAAAGCGAGTCTGAATAGGGCGATTTGAGTATGTGGTCGTAGACCCGAAACCAGGTGATCTACCCATGTCCAGGATGAAGTTCAGGTAACACTGAATGGAGGTCCGAACCCACGCACGTTGAAAAGTGCGGGGATGAGGTGTGGGTAGCGGAGAAATTCCAATCGAACTTGGAGATAGCTGGTTCTCTCCGAAATAGCTTTAGGGCTAGCCTCATGTGTAAGAGTCTTGGAGGTAGAGCACTGTTTGGACTAGGGGCCCTCATCGGGTTACCGAATTCAGACAAACTCCGAATGCCAAAGACTTATCCATGGGAGTCAGACTGCGAGTGATAAGATCCGTAGTCGAAAGGGAAACAGCCCAGACCACCAGCTAAGGTCCCAAAGTATACGTTAAGTGGAAAAGGATGTGGAGTTGCTTAGACAACCAGGATGTTGGCTTAGAAGCAGCCACCATTTAAAGAGTGCGTAATAGCTCACTGGTCGAGTGACTCTGCGCCGAAAATGTACCGGGGCTAAACGTATCACCGAAGCTGTGGATTGACACCTCTAGGTGTCAGTGGTAGGAGAGCGTTCTAAGGACTGCGAAGCTAGACCGTAAGGACTGGTGGAGTGCTTAGAAGTGAGAATGCCGGTATGAGTAGCGAAAGATGGGTGAGAATCCCATCCACCGAATGCCTAAGGTTTCCTGAGGAAGGCTCGTCCGCTCAGGGTTAGTCGGGACCTAAGTCGAGGCCGATAGGCGTAGACGATGGACAACAGGTTGATATTCCTGTACCACCTCTTTTCCGTTTGAGCAATGGGGGGACGCAGGAGGATAGGGTAAGCGCACTGCTGGATATGTGCGTCTAAGCAGTTAGGCTGATGATGAGGCAAATCCCATCATCGTGAAGGCTGAGCTGTGATAGCGAGCGAATTATAGTAGCGAAGTTCCTGATTCCACACTGCCAAGAAAAGCCTCTAGCGAGGAAAAAGGTGCCCGTACCGCAAACCGACACAGGTAGGCGAGGAGAGAATCCTAAGGTGAGCGAGAGAACTCTCGTTAAGGAACTCGGCAAAATGACCCCGTAACTTCGGGAGAAGGGGTGCTCTGGTAGGGTGCAAGCCCGAGAGAGCCGCAGTGAATAGGCCCAGGCGACTGTTTAGCAAAAACACAGGTCTCTGCGAAGCCGTAAGGCGAAGTATAGGGGCTGACGCCTGCCCGGTGCTGGAAGGTTAAGAGGAGTGCTTAGCGCAAGCGAAGGTGCGAATCGAAGCCCCAGTAAACGGCGGCCGTAACTATAACGGTCCTAAGGTAGCGAAATTCCTTGTCGGGTAAGTTCCGACCCGCACGAAAGGCGTAACGATCTGGGCACTGTCTCAACGAGAGACTCGGTGAAATTATAGTACCTGTGAAGATGCAGGTTACCCGCGACAGGACGGAAAGACCCCGTGGAGCTTTACTGTAGCCTGATATTGAATTTTGGTACAGCTTGTACAGGATAGGTAGGAGCCTTGGAAACCGGAGCGCCAGCTTCGGTGGAGGCATCGGTGGGATACTACCCTGGCTGTATTGAAATTCTAACCCGCGCCCCTTATCGGGGTGGGAGACAGTGTCAGGTGGGCAGTTTGACTGGGGCGGTCGCCTCCTAAAGAGTAACGGAGGCGCCCAAAGGTTCCCTCAGAATGGTTGGAAATCATTCGCAGAGTGTAAAGGCACAAGGGAGCTTGACTGCGAGACCTACAAGTCGAGCAGGGACGAAAGTCGGGCTTAGTGATCCGGTGGTTCCGCATGGAAGGGCCATCGCTCAACGGATAAAAGCTACCCCGGGGATAACAGGCTTATCTCCCCCAAGAGTCCACATCGACGGGGAGGTTTGGCACCTCGATGTCGGCTCATCGCATCCTGGGGCTGTAGTCGGTCCCAAGGGTTGGGCTGTTCGCCCATTAAAGCGGTACGCGAGCTGGGTTCAGAACGTCGTGAGACAGTTCGGTCCCTATCCGTCGTGGGCGCAGGAAATTTGAGAGGAGCTGTCCTTAGTACGAGAGGACCGGGATGGACGCACCGCTGGTGTACCAGTTGTCTTGCCAAAGGCATCGCTGGGTAGCTATGTGCGGAAGGGATAAGTGCTGAAAGCATCTAAGCATGAAGCCCCCCTCGAGATGAGATTTCCCATCACGTAAGTGAGTAAGATCCCTAGAAGATGACTAGGTAGATAGGTCAGAGATGGAAGCATGGCGACATGTGGAGTTGACTGATACTAATCGATCGAGGACTTAACCACAAAGAGTCATATTTATATGAACAACAATTGGTCGATATTCGGCTTTCTTGACATCAATTCTTTATCTAGTTTTGAAGGAACAATCCTTCAATTAAATATTCGTCTGGTGATAATGGCGAAGAGGTCACACCCGTTCCCATGCCGAACACGGAAGTTAAGCTCTTCAGCGCCGATGGTAGTTGGGGGATCTCCCCCTGTGAGAGTAGGACGTCGCCAGGCAAATGTGAAAAGAGTAGCTCTTAGGAGTTACTCTTTTTTGTTCGTTGCCGCATGATAAATCACAAGCCCGCATGAAAGACTCCTACCCCGCACGATTATCATAAAACTGGCACGATCCCTCTCAAATCCCGCATGATTCCTAAATTCAACCAATAATCCCCTCCCCACTCCAACCTCTTACATTCGGAGAAGTTGACTTCTTCTTCTATAAGCTCTACGATAATAGTAAATAGAGGATTGATTCGAAAGGGTGGTACTCTTGCAGGGATCTGGCACTACGATTGATCAGTTTTTAACATGGCTTGAACATGAAGGGAAATCATCAAATACCATCTCGACTTACCATCAGGAGCTTAGGAAATATGAGAAGTGGCTTCAAGAGAATCACAGAGAACTAGTGGATATTACTCATCGTGATGTTCAGGAATACATTTTATTTTTAGAAGAGAAGGGGAAGAGCCCGATCACGACGGATAAAATTTTGGGAGTGATCCGTACTTTTTCTAAATTTCTAAAGAAACCTGATATTACGTTTGATATAAAGATTAAGCAGGGAACCAAAAAGGATGAAATAGAATCACTTTCTAAAGAAGATTGTGAGGCACTTTTAACAGAAGTAAGAGAAAGTACAAATGAAAGAAATGTAGCGATTGTATATATGCTGCTTCATACGGGTATACGGGTATCGGAGCTTTGTGCACTTGATATAGCTGATATTGATTTGGAAACGAAGCAGGTAAGCATTTCGGATACTCATGGTGCTCACCGGATTATTCCCCTGTCGGAAGAGGTGGTGCACTCTCTTTCTGACTACATGGAGGCTGTCCAGCCACAGTCCGCGTTGTTCGTTTCAAAAACGAATGAGCGATTAACCGAGAGATCGGTCCAGTATATGCTTAAAAAATATCACACCAATGCCCAAAAGCTGCGTCATACATTTTGCCAGCATCTTATCGATCAAGGGGTCAGTCTTGAAATCGTGTCTAAGCTTGCGGGTCACAGGGACATTAATGTGACGAAAAGGTATGCGAAGTCACGGGTATCAGAAACGGAATTTGAACATGCAATCCGACGCACTTTTTCAAAGGATTGCTGACGACTCATGAAGGATCTTTATAATAAAGCATTAGCAACTATTATCTCGCCTCTGTTTTTTGCCCTGTTTATGGGGTGGGCTTTACATACACCAATGGATGAAAGAGAATATGAGTGTTGTTATATGAATGTTAGTGAAGGGTTTTTCATGACGATCATGCCTGCCATACCCATGTATATTGTGTTTGGCCTATTAGGTGCCTATCTCGTTGATAAGGGGACTGACGCTCTCAAAATCAAGCGTTACCTATATTTGTTCCAGCTATTGATGTACACGTTACTGGCCATTCTACCCGGCATGTTTCTTGCCATTGCATCAGAGGGATTTGGATGGATATTTATTTTTAGCCTTTTTAGCGTTCCTGCTTCGCTTATTTACTATCATATCTTTCTCTTCCTTCACCACTTCGAAAAATGGAGAAATTCACGAAGAAAACGGAAGGCAGCATAATGAGTTGGGAATTTCCGCAAACCGGAGATTCCTTTTTTCATTGATCTGCCATTTTGCTCCAACGAATAATGATATAATTGGTATTCTACTATCTTGTTTTTAACTATTGGGAGGATTTATGTTCACGTCTATACTATTATTATTCTCGGCCCTTCTTTCCCTCGCTGGATGGGGAATGTTTTCTCTCTATAAGATGAGAGTTCATCCTGCCTTTATTCCTTTATTTCTATTTTCAGTTGTCACGACGGTACTGTTCTGTGCCGGGTTGATTCATCATATGCCATTGGCAGCGAATATCATTTATTATTCAGGTTTAGTATTATGTTTGATTTATTTCATATTATTCTTTTTTAAGAAGATCCAGTTGCAGAGTTTGCTGCATCCTTCGCTAATCTTTTTTTTCGTGGCCTTTCTATTTGTCATGCTTTATATGAAAGGGTCCCTTTTTTTAAACTATGATGATTTCAGTCATTGGGGACTGGTGCTGAAGGAGATTGTAAGACTTGATGGGCTGCCGGATGCCAGTACGCTGGTGACGTTTCAGAACTATCCGCCTGGAAGTGCCGTGTTCATTTATTATTTCCTCCACCAATTGGGGTTTCATGAAAGTGTGGCCCTGATGGCACAGGGATTCATGACGATGGCTGGCTTCACCGTGCTCTTCACATGGAGCTCGGGGAAAAAGCCATGGACAATCATCCTTCCATGGGTGATTGCCTTTACTCTCTTATTGGTGAATGCGAAAATCTTCTACAGTTTACTGGTGGATATTATTCTGGGGTCAGTGGCTTTGGCAATTCCTATTATCGCTTATTATTACCGTAAAGATTGGAAGAGACTGCTGCTTGTGAATCTTCCGATTGTGATTTTCTTAATTTTGTTGAAAGATAGTGGAAAGGTCTTTCTGCTATTTAACGGGATTGCTATGTTAGGGATCCTGATTGCCTCTCACCGGGAGGGAATTGTAAAGAGGATCGATATGGTCATGCCTTATGCTTCACTCTTACTACTGATGGTGCTTCCTTTAGTCGTGAATGTGTTTTGGCACACGTATACGTTGCATGCGTATAGTGAGAGTTACGGAAATAATAAGTTTGCCATTACGGAAGATAAGCTGCAGGGTATCGAGAAGTCGGAGCAGTTTATGGCTGGCTTCGACAGAATGATGCTGGACGCGGCGTTGAATCCTATGTCGTCGCCTCATGTCATGCTATTATTGGTGGTCAATCTGATTGCCCTCCTGTTAATGGTCCGCTTGAAGCGCAAAACCCCTAATGAACTGGTGGCTTCGTTTGTTCTGTCCAATCTCTTTTATGTGCTCTATATGTGTTCCCTTTATTATATGTATGTCTTTCTGATGCCTGAGAATGAAGCATCAAGGCTTGCAGGCTTCAACCGCTATCAGTCTACCATCACCGTGTATGCAGGGGGCATGCTCATGATGGTGGTTGCTTATGTATGGTCCAATTATGTGAAATCTTTTAAAAAAGTAACGGGCTTTCTACTGGCAGCCTGTTTCCTCCTCCCCTATCTGGGGCATTTGGAAGTCTTGGTGACGAGGCCTGAAGCGCATGTCGAGCTTAGGGGTGCCGTGAAAGAGTACTCTTCTGTGATTAAAACATCCGGGGTATCGAACCCCATGATTACCTATTATAGTCCCGGAAGTGCCAGTGATGGAGGGTATTTCAGCTATTTGATCCGGTATGAACACTTGTCGAAGAACTATTCTTTCATCAAGGGGGCCGAAACCGAAAGTCAACTCTCTTATTTGAAGGAAGTATTGAGGAAATCGGATTTTCTGATGGTGCTCGAAGGTGACGAATATATACAAGCTGGATTAGCCCCGTATGCTGAAAATGAGATTTCCGAAGGTGTGTACCGTGTTAAGCATAAGAATGGGATGTTTGAATTGGTGCCTGAGCGTTAGTGACATGGAGTCTATCTATTGAAAATAGATAGGCTCTTTTTTTGATGTGAGTTGTGTAAAACCAATGGAAAACGTGGTATTTTGTCGTAACTTTTCGAACCGTCATC
Coding sequences within it:
- a CDS encoding tyrosine-type recombinase/integrase; translation: MQGSGTTIDQFLTWLEHEGKSSNTISTYHQELRKYEKWLQENHRELVDITHRDVQEYILFLEEKGKSPITTDKILGVIRTFSKFLKKPDITFDIKIKQGTKKDEIESLSKEDCEALLTEVRESTNERNVAIVYMLLHTGIRVSELCALDIADIDLETKQVSISDTHGAHRIIPLSEEVVHSLSDYMEAVQPQSALFVSKTNERLTERSVQYMLKKYHTNAQKLRHTFCQHLIDQGVSLEIVSKLAGHRDINVTKRYAKSRVSETEFEHAIRRTFSKDC